A stretch of DNA from Desulfosarcina ovata subsp. ovata:
TCACGATGGATCTATAGTCTCAGAGACAAAGCGACCTTCTCTGCCATGTCCAAGTGCCTACAATGGGGCGCATTTCAAAAAAGTAGGTCGCTATAGCCAAAAAATAACGCCTCTGGACAAACCCCTTAAGGTTGTGTACTATCACCCTGGATTGGAATAGACTTCCCATCGGAAGCGGTGCCATGGAAAGCGGGATTCGAAGAGTGGTGAATCTACGCATGAAGGGGGCTTGCATATATTGGCTTGAGAAAACGGCTGAGGCGATGCTCATGCTGCGGTCCTACTATAAAGCCGGCCGCTGGAACCTGCTGAAAAATCTTTCTTTCTCGTTAGCTTTCTTGACCAATGAGTAGTCCTACTTTTTCGAAATGCGCCCCCTACAATGTTTCCTTTGCAGGTTAATCTCCTGATGTAAGCTGGATCTAATCCGTCCCGCTTCTGCGTACCCCGCAAACGCCTACAAACATCCTTTTAAAAAAATAGTTTTTCAACCCCGGGTAATCGTTAGGGCCTCGGAAAACCTTTGAATTCTTGAAAACAGCACAGTAGCCTTCGTAACTCACCAGTCCCATCTCCTCAATCAAAAACCTTTTTGTTTTTCATTTCTTCAAATTCAGCGTCACTGTATGCAAGGAAATCTGTCAATACCTCACGGGTATGTTTTCCAAGAAGAGGAGCCGCTGTTTTCATGACCGCCGGTGTTTTTGAGAATCTCATGGGCACCTTATTGTACAATGTTATACCTACCTCAGGGTGATCAAGGTAAGCCCAGAAATCCTGTTGGGCAAGCTGAGGGTCTTCGATCGTTGCCCTGGCATCTTGTACCATGCCTGCTGGGACACCAGACTCCATTAGCCGGTGTTGAAGTTGCTTTCCATCTTGCGTCTCGGTCCATTTTTCAATTTGTTGATCCAAAATATCTTGATTATCAAGTCTGCCTGATAAAGTGTCGAACGTATCATCTTCAGCCCAGTCAGGATACCCCATTGCCTCTTTAAATACACACCACTGATCATCGGAAAAAACGGCAATTGCGATCCACTTCCTATACCCCAAAACTTTGTATACCCCATGTGGTGCGGCATTGGCATCTCTAACACCCAAAGGTTGCTGAATACGCCTATTCGCAGCGTAATCCATTATATCGAGAGGTTTTAAACATATAGCGGCCTGGGCCTGAGGAACTTCTACGCGCTGCCCGGCTCCGGTTCGATCTCTATTTAAAAGCGCAGCCATAATGCCAACCAGGGTATGGGTCGGAACGGCTATATGGTCAGTGTAACTCGTACCGGTCCCTAGCGGTTCACCTTCAGGATTGGCTGTTAAATGAGTGAAGCCCACCAACGCATTCAACGTTACTCCAAAACCGGCCGAATGGCTGTAAGGCCCCTTGTCCCCTTGGATACTCATCGTCACGTAAATGATATCCCTTTTTATTTTTTGAACATCTTCATATCCAAGATTCCACTTTTCCATCTGCCCGGCTCTGAAATTGTTTATGACAATATCACTTTTTTCAATCAGCCGAACAACAACATCCCTGGCTTCAGGCACCTTCATATTTAGCGAGATACTCCGTTTATTTGGATTACGGTTCGCAAAATATCCGCTCCTTTCAATCCCTTGTTTACCATCTTTAAAAGGGTAGCCCTTTCGAAGCACTTCAGGCTTGCTTCTTGATTCAATCTTAATTATATTTGCGCCGAACTGTCCAAGTATGTTGGTAGCTATCGGGCCCGCGCCAACCCATGAAAAATCGCAAACGGTAATATTTTTTAAAGGCAAATTATTTCTATCCATATATGCAACCTCCTATCAACAAGCCTTCTATATCATTATCCGAATACCCCAGCTCCTTTAATATTTCAGCAGAATGCTGCCCCCTGGTGGGTGCAGGAACCGTGATCTCGACATCGGTACCACTCATTTCAAAACCGGTCGTCGGAAAGCAAACCTCAGTATCTATTGCAGGATGATAAATATTTTTAAAAATCTTTCGATAATTAAACTGCTTGTCTTCAAAAATATCCTTCCCGTTGCTCACCGGAAAAACTACGGCCCTATTTTTCTGACTTTCCTCGTAAAGATACAATTTGGTACGTTGCCGAGAATAATCCTCAAATATTCTTTTGAATGTCTCACGCGCTTCATCTGTTTTCCTGTATGTAGGTTCAAACCACTTTTCACTTTTTAATTCCTTAATGTCCTTGGCGCCATCCTTTTCTATCCAACCTAAAAAGGTTTCCCACATTGCCCTTGTTTTTCCGAATGCCGCAACAATACACACATATCCATCCTTACAACGATATATGCCAAGCCCTGCTTCAACCCCAACATTTCGTCGGTTCACCCCCTGGAGATCATACCATTGAATTGAATTTTCAAGAGCTGTCGCCACACAACTCTGCATTGACACATCAATAAATTGGCCTTCACCCGTATGCCGGGCATGATAGAGGGCGATCATGCTTCCAATCGCCGCATATGATGCTCCCATCTGAAACGCCTGCTCACCAAAGGCTCGGACCGGCTTGTTGTCATCATTCCCAGCTAAAAAAAGAAACCCGCCAAGGGCCATCAATGTGAGATCTGAAAAGGGATATCCACTATATGGCCCAGTTTGCCCAAATGGCGTAATCGCTGTATATACCAGCTTAGAATTGATTTTTTCCAATGTTTCATAACCCAACCCCAACCTATCCATATACCCGGGAGGAAAACTTTCAATAAGCACATCCGCTGTTTTACAAAGCTTTTTGAATATCTGCTTTCCTGCTCCATCTGACAAATCAAGGGCCAGGCTCTTCTTGCCAAGGTTACAATATAAAAACTCAAGCCCTCCGTTTTCATCCACCTGATCTTTACAAAACGGACCCTTTTGCCTTAAAGGGTCACCTGTTACAGGCTCTACATGTATAACTTCCGTCCCAATCTGAGCATATAATTTAGCGGCATATTCACCTATTCCACAGGTTAAGTCCAAAACACGAATATCACCAAGCACATTGTCATTGCATTTACTCATATTAGCCTCATACTGATGTTTAAAAGTCAATTCTATTAACTTAGCCGTCTGCGTTTATATCGAAGTCATTAGTATCACGGAAGTCTATCACGCCTGGATGTGCAACATAAAATTCCTGGCGGGCCGCGTCGGCACTGGTTCAGTTGAATAGGTGTTGTAAGTGCCAGAATATACATAAAATAGCTAGACAATAGAAGATAAAAAATGTACGGTAATCTACCCCAACCATGATGAGAAGGAGTAGATTATGCTGTTATTTACATGCAAATGTCCCAATTGTTCGTCTGAAAATATCCGGCATGACTATGTATATCGCACAATTTCTAACGGTGATAGGGAAATGTTTCTTTGTCAAGACTGCAAATATTCATTCTCAGAAACAAAAAACACCTTCCTGCAAGATATCAGAAAGCCTGTCAGTAAAATTTGGGAGGTCTTAAACGCCCGAACTGAGGGAACGTCACTCAATGCCACCTGCCGGATCTTTAATATCGCTAAAAACACCCTTCTTGCCTAGGAAAGAAAATTTTCCTATCTTTATAATACGTTATTGATCTATTCAATGGCGCATACGTTCATCCAGTCAGTCATCGAAGGTGATGAATTTTATACAAAAGTCAAAAAAAATGTTCCTCCTGAAGAATCTTCCGGATGGACTATTGTCCTCATGGATAGAGCCAGCCGTTTCATTTGGGAAATGAGCTGCGGTAAAAAGGACAGGTCCCTTTTTGAAAAAGCAATCAAAACCTTTGCGGAACTTGTCAACCAAACTGAAGACATAACCCTTCTGACAGATGGTGAACGTCGATATGGAAAAATTCTATTTGAAATATGCCACGAGCTTTTTCAAACTGGTATGCGTGGTCGTCCTCGAAAAGTGTTGAAAAAAGGAGTCACCGTCAGGGTAAAAAACAAAGGATCCCAAGCCCATAAGAAAGGACGCAAAAGACCAAAATACCAGACAACATGTCCTCAACACCCTGAGACCACAAACCATATTACAGATAAGGAAACACACGCCAACCACGTTGAAGCCAACAATGCTGCAATGCGCCGAAAATGTTCCGCCTATAGGAGAAAAACAAACACATATGCAAAATAAGAAACCGGTCTTCAACGCGTGTTGAACGTTTATTGGGTTGTCCATAACTTCCTCAGAGTTCACTTTACGACCAAAAAGGTGCCCGCTGTTAGTTTAGGAGTACTCGAATGCGAGACCACTCCAGAAGCACTTTTCAGTGCACAATATGTTTAACTATTCAAAATTATGACTAATTAATTGCCTATTCAACTGAACCAGTACCCGTTTAATGACATACTCCACCTGCATAGCAGGTGGTATCAGGAAGCCCCCTCAAAGGGGGCGAAAACCCGCCCCATAAACATCAAACACTGAGCCTTCAACATTAAACGTCGTATAGGGACTTCTCTCATCACAACTCCAATTCGCTCACATGCTCTGCATGGGAGCGTCAATGATTTCCATTTGACAGGTTTGGGTTCCCACGCTGAGCGTGGGAACCAGGCAAGGTAGACGAAACGATGACCAAGGTTTTTCCCCAAAAAATCTCGCCGGATCGGTCAAACCTTTCCGCGTCCACCACTAAAAGTGGTGGCTTAATGTCAGAGTTAAAAGCAAGGGAAAAACACAGAGGGAGCCTGTTAAACAGACAAAATGTGCATTGTACACACAGCATGCTCAGCACCATAAATGCCACCACCTGTAACATGTGTCATTGCGACTTTGGCATTTTCCACCTGATAATCACCGCACCTTCCCTTTAACTGGAGGTATGATTCAGCTATCTGCAAGGCCCCCGTCCCACCAACAGGGTGACCATTTGCAAGCAATCCACCTCTGGGGCTGAATACACATTCACCGCCATGGTCATTCTTACCCTCTCTTGCATAAACAAACCCTTCGCCTTTTTTGCAGAAACCCAAAGCCTCGTAATATAGTAGTTCACAGATTGCAAAGGCATCATGTATTTCACATAGATCAACGTCTTTCGGCCCTATTCCTGCCTCCTTGTAAAGCATATCGACAGCAAGTTCGGTTATGTCATCACCGGTTGAATCAACAGGACCAATATCAACAGGACCCGATATCGAGACAGAACCTGAAACCTTAACCGGCTTTGAAATTCCGAGCCTCTTCACCACATCCTCAGACGCAACTACAACAGCACCGGCACCGTCTGTAATACCACAGCACATATACAAAGTAATGGGATCAGCAATCATCCTTGATTCCAGCACTTCTTCCCTGGTCACCGGTTTGCGCATCCAGGCACGAGGGTTTTTGGAAGCATTTCTTCTCACTCTGACCACCACATCTGCGAGATCTTCCTTTGTACAATCGGTTTCATTCATATAAACTACTGCCCTTGAAGCATATTTTCCGGGCATGGGCATTCCATGCATACCCTCAATATTCGACACGTTAGGTGTAAAGGCCTGACCTGTCTGTCTATGCAAAGTAAGATTTTCCGCTCCGACTCCGATGGTAATATCACATTTTCCATATCTTACGTCTTGAACGGCGTGGTGAATTGCCAGTCCCCCGCTTGAACAGTAGCCCTCAACATTTGTTACAGGCAAATTTGCGCCGCACATACCAAGCTTGGCAAACATAGCCTGACCAACAGCATTTCCATTAAATGCATTTCCTACATAAGCTCCTTCTATATCGCTTGGCTTAACGCCGGAATCTTCAATCGCAGCTTTTGCTGCTATAGCACCCAGTAAATCAAAATCCTCTGTCAGTCTACCTGTTACAGAAGCATAACCTCCGATTATATACGCATCTCTCACGATTTTTCCTCCTGGTATTTTTGGCATCATTTTACTTAAACCCGTCTATAACAACCCATCATTCTCATTATGCAACTTTTTTAAACTTCCAGCTGATAATGTCCTCGCCCTTACTGTTCTTTCTGAGTGGTGCCGCAACGACTTCTACCTCATCGCCTATATGAAAGCCTTTAACCTCACCGTCAAATATTGTCGGTATTCTAATGCCGTCCGGCAGGTCCACATATCCCCAGACATATGGCGTGGCAAATCCAGGTGCACCTATATAAATATCTACACAGGTATAAATCTTCCCTGTTCTGCTCAAGGGAACAGCCTCCAAATCTTCACTCCAGCATTCAGGATCCATGCAATATTTTACAGTCGGAAACCACAGCTTGTTACATTTCTTACATTTCCATCCTTTTAGAAATGGGGGGCTGCCATCTTCCGGCACCTCAAAAATATCTTCATGAAAGAATGTAATCTCTTCTGCCTTTTTTTCTTCTTTTTTACCTTTTTCTTTTTCTGCCATCATAAACTCCCTTTTTAATAGTTAATGTTGCCGATAATTTTCATTTTCCTTTTCGAAAAAGAAAATGAACTACCCCGCAGCAGCGCTGCTATGTATCAAAAAGAATTTTAGTTTAACCCCGATGCAGAGCATCGAGGAATTCTTTTGATTAACTTTGACAGTCTCGTAAAAAGTCGAAATTCTCAAATTTCGACCTTGCAACCATTTGAAATCATTGGCTGGCAATTTGTAAAAATAGCATTTTGGGTACTTTTTACGAGTTCATCAACTTTCATTTATTCATTTTCTGTTTTCAAGTCCATGTGGTGATTCACCACCAGCAAATCTGTTATCAATTTCGCTGAGATGAATATTGTTTAAGTGCCTTAATATATAGAGGTGTTTCGTAAAACCGTTTGTATTTTCAATAGATAACGCACCATCACTTCAGCGTTGTGGATAACCAAGTATTGTAATTTATCAGTTTGTCGGCCTATGCGGAAACAATCAATGTATTCACCACCGTACAGTTTTATAGATAAGCATAACAATCGGATATGATGGCAAATAATAACTCTGAACATTTCCTTTGACTTATTCTACATTAAGGTCCTACGATTATCTCTTATAAAGTGGAGGCCTTATTATGACCGACTGCAAAACGATCTATAGAAAAGTCAAAGAACTTGTCAAATGCCTATACCCTGACCAATTGAACGGTAACCTCGCAAGAAACATGAACACGCTGACGGCCATGATTACGGGCATCATTATTGGTAAAGAAACCCAGTTGCCTCAAATTGCAGCCAACGTGCCTGAACCAATCAAACTACCCAGCACTGAAAAACGCTTCAAAAGACTGATCATTAATGAAAAGATAACCGAACAGACTTACTTCCTGCCGTTTGTAAAAAGTGTGTTGAGTACTCTCGGCCTCCAGGAAATGATCTTGGCCATTGACGGCAGCCTTGTCGGCCGAGGTTGTATCTGTTTGATGATCAGCTTGATCTACAAGCGCCGCGCATTGCCCATTGCTTTTGCGGTTTTTAAAGGCAAAAAGGGTCATCTGCCCGAAGATGCACATGTTGAACTAGTCAAAAAAAACTCAAGCCCTTGCTCCCCGAATCGACCCAACAGGTGGTATTCTTGGGCGATGGCGAATTTGATGGCACCACTCTCCAG
This window harbors:
- a CDS encoding thiolase family protein, whose amino-acid sequence is MRDAYIIGGYASVTGRLTEDFDLLGAIAAKAAIEDSGVKPSDIEGAYVGNAFNGNAVGQAMFAKLGMCGANLPVTNVEGYCSSGGLAIHHAVQDVRYGKCDITIGVGAENLTLHRQTGQAFTPNVSNIEGMHGMPMPGKYASRAVVYMNETDCTKEDLADVVVRVRRNASKNPRAWMRKPVTREEVLESRMIADPITLYMCCGITDGAGAVVVASEDVVKRLGISKPVKVSGSVSISGPVDIGPVDSTGDDITELAVDMLYKEAGIGPKDVDLCEIHDAFAICELLYYEALGFCKKGEGFVYAREGKNDHGGECVFSPRGGLLANGHPVGGTGALQIAESYLQLKGRCGDYQVENAKVAMTHVTGGGIYGAEHAVCTMHILSV
- a CDS encoding CaiB/BaiF CoA transferase family protein — encoded protein: MSKCNDNVLGDIRVLDLTCGIGEYAAKLYAQIGTEVIHVEPVTGDPLRQKGPFCKDQVDENGGLEFLYCNLGKKSLALDLSDGAGKQIFKKLCKTADVLIESFPPGYMDRLGLGYETLEKINSKLVYTAITPFGQTGPYSGYPFSDLTLMALGGFLFLAGNDDNKPVRAFGEQAFQMGASYAAIGSMIALYHARHTGEGQFIDVSMQSCVATALENSIQWYDLQGVNRRNVGVEAGLGIYRCKDGYVCIVAAFGKTRAMWETFLGWIEKDGAKDIKELKSEKWFEPTYRKTDEARETFKRIFEDYSRQRTKLYLYEESQKNRAVVFPVSNGKDIFEDKQFNYRKIFKNIYHPAIDTEVCFPTTGFEMSGTDVEITVPAPTRGQHSAEILKELGYSDNDIEGLLIGGCIYG
- a CDS encoding Zn-ribbon domain-containing OB-fold protein; its protein translation is MAEKEKGKKEEKKAEEITFFHEDIFEVPEDGSPPFLKGWKCKKCNKLWFPTVKYCMDPECWSEDLEAVPLSRTGKIYTCVDIYIGAPGFATPYVWGYVDLPDGIRIPTIFDGEVKGFHIGDEVEVVAAPLRKNSKGEDIISWKFKKVA
- a CDS encoding CaiB/BaiF CoA transferase family protein, whose product is MDRNNLPLKNITVCDFSWVGAGPIATNILGQFGANIIKIESRSKPEVLRKGYPFKDGKQGIERSGYFANRNPNKRSISLNMKVPEARDVVVRLIEKSDIVINNFRAGQMEKWNLGYEDVQKIKRDIIYVTMSIQGDKGPYSHSAGFGVTLNALVGFTHLTANPEGEPLGTGTSYTDHIAVPTHTLVGIMAALLNRDRTGAGQRVEVPQAQAAICLKPLDIMDYAANRRIQQPLGVRDANAAPHGVYKVLGYRKWIAIAVFSDDQWCVFKEAMGYPDWAEDDTFDTLSGRLDNQDILDQQIEKWTETQDGKQLQHRLMESGVPAGMVQDARATIEDPQLAQQDFWAYLDHPEVGITLYNKVPMRFSKTPAVMKTAAPLLGKHTREVLTDFLAYSDAEFEEMKNKKVFD